A stretch of DNA from Peromyscus maniculatus bairdii isolate BWxNUB_F1_BW_parent chromosome 7, HU_Pman_BW_mat_3.1, whole genome shotgun sequence:
tctcgctctgtagaccaggctggcctcaaactcacagagatccgcctggctctgcctcccagtgctgccgctgctgccgccaccaccaccaccaccacttggctttatttgtttattatgcatgcagtgttctgtctacatgtatgcttgcaggccagaagagggcaccggatctcattattgatggttttgagctaccatgtggttgctggggattgaactcaggacctctggaagcgcagccagtgttcttaacctctgagccatctctccagaccgcATTGCACCTTTATAAAACGTTACAGGTGGGGAAACTGGGATAAAGGACAGCAGAAAGAAGCACTCTGTATTGTTTCTTACAGCTGAGTATGAATCATAAGTTATTTCAAAGACGTTTAATTTTTTAACTAATAAAATTGAAGGACTTCCCTTCACAACTCTGGCTTATAACCACTGGTTTTTCATTGTTCTTAAGTGTTAGTATTCTAATCTGCCCCTTGGCGCCTCCCTgcgtcctgacataaaagccccattttaaggaaaaaaaccctcccctttctctctctttcaattttcttcccacgaggtgtgcaccctccatccccctctctttctgtaccccttttctctctcttctctccctctttcctatctttctcagCGTCTGGGTCCTGAATGACTGTCCCGTCGCCTGCAGCCGGGGCCCTGCGCATGCCACATGGCGAGGGTCACCCGCCAGCCCACGGCTGCATCTGCCCAACATGCCAGCATGGCTCCCTGCTCGCATGGGATATCCTGGCCCTGGGATATCAGCTGGGGATCCCCGACCCGTGCAAATTCATAACATTAAGAGTTGGCAACCTGGAACAGCgttggtggttcacgcctttaatcccagcactcgggaggcagaggcaggcggatctctgagttcgaggccagcctgggctaccaagtgagttctaggacagccagggtttcaCGGAGAAACCgggtcttgaaaaaacaaaaagcaacaacccaaaccaaaccaaaaaatccacaaccaaccaacaaaaaaaccGATATGACACTGTGGACACTAAACTTCCGTCCATCTCCCATCGATCACCAAGTTCCCCTAGTGTTTCTGTGCTCCACGCACTGGCATTCTTTCAGACCCCCAACAGGCATTCTACAAATTACTAGCACATGCTGCTTCCATGCAGACTGTGTTCCTCTCTTCTAATtaattccttcctgtctttcGGATCTTGGCCGAAGTCTCGGGCTGAGTCTCTGTCGTCCCTCACGTAGAACTTTGAAAAAGGACAAGGACTTGAGCATTCAAGACTGGACCACTGCACTGCAGAACGACGCACTTCCGGGAGGCGAGTGAAGCAGGGAGTCGCGCGTTGTAAGCGTCACTTCCGCCCGGAACTCGCCTGAAGAAGTCCACAGAGTTGCTGTCAGCGTTCGCGGCCGCTGCACTACCGACATGGCCCTGCCACCCTTCTTCGCCCAGGGCCGCCCGGGTCCGCCGCCCCCGCAGCCACCGCCTTCCGCTCCGTTCGGCTGTCCGCCCCCGCCGCTGCCCTCCCCGGCTTTCCCGCCGCCTCTTCCCCAGCGGCCCGGCCCTTTCCCGGGGGCATCCGcccccttcctccagcctccGCTGGCGCTGCAGCCCCGCGCCCCGGCCGAGGCCtcccgcggcggcggcggtggcagcggcggctcCTTCTTTCCGGTGCCGCccccaccgctgccgccgccgccgccgcagtgCCGGCCCTTCCCGGGGCCCGACGCCGGCGAGCGTCCGCGGCCACCGCCTCCAGGCCCTGGGCCGCCCTGGAGCCCGCGCTGGGCcgaggcgccgccgccgcccgacGTGCTCGGGGACGCGGCCCTGCAGCGCCTGCGCGACCGGCAGTGGCTGGAGGCGGTGTTCGGGAACCTCCGGCGGCCAGGCGGCCCCGGGCCCCCGCGCACACCCGTCGGGCCTAGCCTGGGCGAGGTGCGCGCGCGATTGCGCGCCGCTTTGCGCCTAGTGCGGCGGCTACGCAGCCTGGGGCAGTCCCTGCGCGAAGCCGAGGCCGACGGAGCGGCCTGGGCCTCGCTGCACGCTCAGGCCGAGCCATTGCGAGCGGAGCTAGCCGAGCGGCTGCAGCCGCTGGCCCAGGCCGCCTATGTGGGCGAGGCGCGACGGAGGCTGGAGAGGGTCCGGCGCCGCCGGTTGCGGCTTCGTGAGAGGGCCCGGGAACGCGAGGCTGAGCGGGAGGCGGAGGCCGCGCAGGCCACGGAACGGGAGCAGGAGATTGACCGCTGGAGGGTGAAATGCGTGCAGGAAGTGGAGGAAAAGAAGCGGGTGAGAACTCCTATGCAGTTGGAGCGGTGGTGACTGGAACCTGAATCTGCGTGCTGGTTTACTTGGATGCTTATCCGTGAAAGCTAGCCTTTACCACCtctttgttctgtgttctgttttgAGGATGTATGGTACACAAGAACGTACACTATGAAGTCCCGTAAACACATGACAGGTTCGCGCTGATACATTTCTGAGAGGGCACACCTCCTGTCCCCTGCTTCAATTTGGATCCACTTACTGATGTTCAATACTAACTGGCCTCCGCACTATGTTTTATAGTATCCTAAGCATGCAAATTTAGAGGACTTGGGCCACACCTCGAGACCTTTATAGCCCAATTAGCTGGTGAGATTAATAATAGTTTCCCCCAGGATTCATGTGTTTATTAGTTTGAAACTGTGAATCTGTGTGTATTGGGTGGTATGAGTCTGTCTTGTCCAGGTGTTTCCAGATACTTCTTATTCAAATGATTGAAATAAGGGTTCACACAAAATTGCAAAAATAGTAAGAAAACtttattcaaaaagaaaaaagcaataatAAGTACAGATTAGAAGGAATACACTGTCAAGATTGGCAGCCACAAGGTCCACACGAGAGAAGATACTCAAAAGTCTCCGGCTGTTTCTTGGCACTTTCTTTTGTAGGGTTCTAGAGGAGGAACTTGGTTACTAATGTGTCAAATGAAGAtggttctctattttgattgaGAGATTAGGCCCTGTGATCTTTTCTACTATATGTGCCTCCCCGTGATGCATTTGATTTTAATCATGAGCACTTGGCATGTGTATAGGCATAAGCTGGTAAGTAGGTTACTCTAAAAGTTTACTTGGACACAGCTTTAACTTTTTCCTTACTGTGCATGCACCAAAAACCAGTTCCAGCTGGATGGGCCCTCCTGGTAGGATGTATTAGGAATATGTTTGAATAGAAACTGTCCAAGTTCAATGGTCATTAGGGGAGAAGAAACCTATTCCTCTGTTTAGTGAGGAGGAGTATATGTAAagatggaggcctgaggttgcTAGGTGCATTGTTTGGAGAGGCAAAGGAGCTTGGCTGCCAGGGGCATTATTTATTGTAAGAGGAGAGTGTGCATAACCCAAATACATTGGTGTCCCTGGTTGCTACCCTGTTTTCTAGCTTGCCTTCCCCAGTCCAGCACTCACATCTATAGTGGACACCACACTAATGTCCTACATACAACCCTGAGAAATTCATTACCTAATTTTATAGATTGCGACTTAAAACAGTTAACTTGACAACAGTCACACAAGTTTGTACCAATATTACATCAGATGTAAGTCTAGGTTGTCTGCTTTCAGAGCTTATCTATCTTATGTTCTTCAGTGGAGCCAGTGGAACCAAGTGTTGGCTGAAGGCATCCTCATTACCTTTGaatgctgttgttattgttattattttagatttattcatttttttttttattttttttttatttttatttttttggtttttttcgagacagggtttctctgtgtagctttgcgcctttcctggagctcacttggtagaccaggctggcctcgaactcacagagatccgcctggctctgcctcccaagtgctgggattaaaggcgtgcgccaccaccgcccggcaagatttattcatttttatatgagtgttttgtctgcatgtatgtacgtgcactgcatgtgtgcctagtgctcatggaggtcagtggaggacattggatcccccggaactggagttacagatggttgtgaaccactgtatgggtgctgagaactgaaccttggtcctctgtaagagtagccagtgctcctaactgctgagctatctcctcagccccactgCTGCttttttagaatatatattttagttttgaaaatataattacatcatttccctttttcCGTTTattccctccagcctctcccatgcacctcccttgttctctttcaaattcatggcctctctctttacttattgttacatgtatacataaatacaacctgaccGGTACATTTAATGgtacttgtatgtgtatgatttcagggctgaccacgtGGTATTGGTAATGAATTGAGCTGTTAGTCcttggggaagaccatttctcttgCTCTGAGCATCCCCCAGTTGCCTGCAGTTGTCTAGGGTGGAGGCTTTGGGAGCTTTCCCGATTCCATGCtaacatgtctattggtgtcattGTTGGGGTCTTGTTGGGACAGTGCTAAGGGTTCTTTTGCCTCTCTACTCTCCACAATCAGCTAacacttttgtcttagttaggatttctattgctgtgatgaaatgcatTACCAACagctacttggggaggaaagtgtttatttcacttacacttcTACATCCCTAGTCCATCATTAAAggcagtcagaacaggaactcaaacagggctggaacctggaggcaagagctgatgcagaaaccgtgaagtgttgcttactggcttactctccagggcttggtcagcctgccttcttatatatcccaggactacctgcccatgGGTAGCATATAGGCAGAAATTTCCTGTACCGacagcccagtcccaaataactgactcagaggatGAATATGAATTATACTCagtcgatagctcaggcttgttacaaGCTAACTCTtacgcttaaattaacccatgtttctctttatgctttgccacagggctcatggcttgttacctcatttttataTGTCCTGCTGGCCCAGCAACTGGCTgctgtctctcctgactctgccctccttcccatcattctcaatttggctttcccacctaacttcctgcccagctaccagcctgttagctttttattaaccaatgaaagtaatacatattcacaatatacagaaagattattccacagcagtagtACCACCCACAATTGGACACTCAATTGagtgtccctcttcccaaaggaCTCTAGCTAGCTCGTGTTAAGTTGACATGAAATTAGCCAGTACAATCTCCCTTTTCCCTGTGTCTACCACTGTCCTAGAGACCAGTATAGCATTGCTGGGAAGTATATTGATAGCAAACTTTAGCATTGTACCCTCAGGAAtgtcagcactagggaggcaataCTTTAATCTGATGAAATTAGAGTCACTTCAGCAAACATTTCGTAAGGGCCCATTAGGTATTGGGCCTAGTGTCTGATAGCAGGGCTAGAGAGGAATAAAATGTAGCTTTTCTTTGATTGCTTAGAGCCTTGAGGGGATCATGTCAGTACAGGTAGTAGAAGGAGCCCAGGGGGAATGTCTGGTTCATTGGAGGAGGCCCCGAGATAACGGAATGACTCTGAGCTGAGCCTTAGAAGCAGTGCTAAAGTGAAGCAACAGCTACAGACGGCTGCGGTTTTCCAGGCAGGAGAGTGGAGAAGCGTCGTCACTGGCTGTGGTGGGGGGATTGCAGACACTCCCTTGACAGATGGGAGAGAACTAGGCGAGCAGATGATGATATGGAAAACAGATCCCAGGAAGACTGGCCCCCCAGTGTGTGAGAGACGATTGTGGAAGCCATCTCTGGGATCTTTGGGAGCAGAGGAGGACAAACTTAGTGTTACTCTGAGACATTGTAGAGTCCTAGGCTTTTCCAGATCCATTTCTTGTCCTCCTTGGGAGCTGATTAATCAGGTCTCTTAATCTGCATTTTTAATAGAACTTTAGCCTGACAAAGTAAATTGGATGCAGGCACTCCTGGACCACACCTGGAAACACTGAGAGACAAGAACTCAGTGCAGGTATTGAAGCTGCTGAGAGGAGAGGGTCCCCTCTAAGAAGGTTctttggagctgggtgtggtggctcacatctgtgatctcagcacctggaggctgaggcaggtggatgctgtagtttgaagccagtctgggcgaCAGAGTAAGACCATctcttagaaataaaacaaaaccaaaaagggaaGGCTGTGTGATCATCTGGGAGAGGTGGATCACGTcagtgggaggctgaggtaagaagaCGGAGTTCagtcagagccagcctgggttccgtgggggtgggggcagtctCAGCAAACAGAGCGGCAACATGGTTGTCTAGTTAACCAGGAAGAGAAGCCCTTGACTGAACCAGTGTAGCATGCTAGGCCTGGGAAATAGAAACATAGACTCGGTGGTCTGTTGTGGACAGCCTGATTCTCTGGAAGCTTGCCTCCAGGGAGAGCTAATCTGCTGTGAGGAGGTTCCTAATACAAGTTCTTGTGGCTCTTTTTCCCTTCaggagcaggaactcaaagccgCTGCTGATGGGGTCTTGTCTGAAGTAAGGAAAAAACAATCGGACACTAAAAGAATGGTGGACATTCTGCGTGCTTTAGAGAaactgaggaaactgaggaaagaaGCCGCAGCAAGGAAAGGCAAGGACAGTCtgcatttctccttttcccccctcttcctcctcctccgtcTTAGTTCCTCCCCATCCAGTTGTCGTACACATAACATGGTGGGAGTGTTTTCCTTTCTACCTTTCCCTGTCTTTGTTTCTTGTAGATAGAATCTCAGCTCTGCAgctcatgctggctttgaacttgtgacagTTGTCCTCCTCAGCTTCTCTGTTGTAGAGGTCACAACAGAGGTGGCCTGGGCCTCTGTGCTTTTCTTGCAAATATTTTTGGAGGAAGAATATTTGGTACTTAGTTATTTGTACTCTTTAGAGTAACTGGTCTTGACAGCAGTAGCTCAGaaatttggtttttttgttgttgttgttgtttttaatctgtttttaatattgtgtttgtgtgactgtctgtatgcatgatgtgtgtgtaaatgcccatggaggtcagaagagggtgccgaTATCCTGGAATTAGAGTGACAGGTGGTGTGTTTTACTCCCGTAGGAAATTGCATCACAACATGTACAAGTTACCAAATGCCAGTCTGACTAATAGTTTCCCCTGTGTGGTTTAAAATAGGACACCaggaccagcaagatgactcaggagAAAGAAGCATTTGCTGGGCAAGCCTGAAGCCCTGAATTTGAACCTTGGGCCCCACTATAGAAAGGGGGAACCATCAACTCTTGAAAGTTATTCTGTGACCTTTACATGCATGCCATGACATGAATGTGTCTGTacttactcataaaataaaaaagtttagatgccaggtggtggtggcgcacacctttaatcccagtacttgggaggcagagtcaggtggatctctatgagttcgaggccagcctggtctacagagtgagttccaggacagccaagactacacagaaaaaccctatctcaaaacaccaaaaaaaaaaaaaaaaaaaaaaaaaaaaaaaaattagataaaggaaaaaatattatgaACAGAACTTTTAGATCCTTAATGAGGTTTTATTGGGGTGTAACTGCTGTGCATTGAGCCAGACTCCTTCACTAACGGATTGCTTTCTACAAGTCAGCCTCCAGTGTATTCAGAACCTATGCTCTCACGGGTTCTTTCAGGGCAGTTGTATGTAAGAGGCAAGGTTAAAAGTTGCTGAAGTTTGCAGCTCTCTTACAGAACCAAACacctctcccttttctttgtttgttttatggtgaTTTCAGGGTTCTAACCTGGTCTGCTGCACAAAGGATGATGCTACGCCTACTGAGACAGAAACAGGGAGGACAGTCTTGAGTTGACCGGTCAAGTTTAAGGAACTTAGGGTCTACACAGATGTAGTTACACATGCCTTTGTCCCAGTGCAGGGTTGTACTCAGGAGGATGGCGGGGGCTGCTAGGTGCcaacctagctccaggttcagtgagagaccctgtttcaggggAACAAGGCAAAGAGTGATAGAACAGGACAGCTAATGTCCtcctctggggtgtgtgtgtgtgtgtgtgtgtatgtgtgtacacaaccCTCCCAACACACATGAGTAGCAAGTAGCATGAGTTGCAATGACCTTGAGATTATAGAGTGATATGAgggccaaaagacaaacttccagaGGACGCCAAAGTAAGgatcagtaaagaaaccaaaataggtCAGATGGAGAAGGTGCAGACCTGCCTCTCCTGGAAAGTGAGAGGTGGTCATCAGTTTTCTCAGTGGTGCCCTGCTAtcttaggagtgtgtgtgtaaacacaagGCAGGTGCTGCCTAGGTGATCGATCCTCTTGCTCTTCTTTTACTGCCTAGGAATGGACAGGCAAAGGAACCTCCATTTACTTCTTTTTGCACAGGggtctgtcc
This window harbors:
- the Pdcd7 gene encoding programmed cell death protein 7, giving the protein MALPPFFAQGRPGPPPPQPPPSAPFGCPPPPLPSPAFPPPLPQRPGPFPGASAPFLQPPLALQPRAPAEASRGGGGGSGGSFFPVPPPPLPPPPPQCRPFPGPDAGERPRPPPPGPGPPWSPRWAEAPPPPDVLGDAALQRLRDRQWLEAVFGNLRRPGGPGPPRTPVGPSLGEVRARLRAALRLVRRLRSLGQSLREAEADGAAWASLHAQAEPLRAELAERLQPLAQAAYVGEARRRLERVRRRRLRLRERAREREAEREAEAAQATEREQEIDRWRVKCVQEVEEKKREQELKAAADGVLSEVRKKQSDTKRMVDILRALEKLRKLRKEAAARKGVCPPASADETFENHLQRLRKLIKKRSELYEAEERALRVMLEGEQEEERKRELEKKQRKERERLLLQKREIESKLFGDPDDFPLAHLLQPFRQYYLQAEHSLPALIQIRHDWDQYLVPSDHPKGNSVPQGWVLPPIPSNDIWATAVKLH